A window of Phragmites australis chromosome 15, lpPhrAust1.1, whole genome shotgun sequence genomic DNA:
CATCTTTTCTTGATGCCGTAGTGCAATCTTCTCTGTATGAGGCGGCTAAATGCCTACGTCACAGATGGGAGTGCGACAGAGCACGAGCAAGAATGCAAGATTTTAGGTCGATGCAGCAGCCATCTCCACGGCATGGTGCGGCCGCATCCCAACATTGGACATGGGTATGCAACAGAGCAGCAGCAAAACTTAAGATCGATGCAGAGCAGGGTGGCTGCCACCGTCTTGCATTCAATTATGGTGCACACTTGGGATGGGGAAACTTCTGTTTGTCTGCATTTAACATTGATGGGGAGCATCATGTTGGGTGTTTATAGAAGTTCATCCTCACTGTACAGCGTAGGCTGTACCCACCACCATCTACAGATCTGGAAAGGCAATTAGTGGCCCTTGTTGCTGTTTTGCCCGTCATATTTATTCGGCTTCGTACAAAGTGGAAAGTGGTAGGAAGTTTGTGTCTAGTCATATGCATCAGCATAATAGAGTGTGCCCGATTTTTGGTCCTTCCACTTGTCGACAGTTGTTTAGTTTTTCTTCATTTGGTTTTACTGGAAATGCTCTTAGTGAGTTCCTATTATTAGAGGCCCTTTTGGGTTGAAATGCTATTCGATTGGTAAATCCTTATATGGTGAAATGCCAACAGATACTTAACAGGAAGCCAAAATGGCAAAGATCCCCACAAGGGAAGCAGCAAAATGGTTTTTCCACTTAACAGGATGTCATGTTCTAATTGTCCAATTGAAATGCATGTAACATTTGCTtggttgattttgctattaGTGTGCTGCAcattttctcctttcttttgaaCAAGTGTAGCAAATTTTCTTAAATGACGATTCCTTTGTATTATCATAATCCAGGTCTTTGCATTCGGATCAGTCCCACTGAAGACCTACCTCCCTGATGGTGACGTTGATATAACTGTACTGGGGAACACATGGTTGAACAGTACGTTCATGGATGGTGTTCGCTATGTACTTGAGGCGGAGAAGCATTGCGATGCAGAGTTTGAACTGACGGGCTTGAATTTCATCAACGCAGAGGTGTATATTCCTACTTTTGCATCTTATGCTTAGCCCATTTATGTTTTCAAAGTAGCTGAGacactttatttttttagataaagttGAGGCACATTTTGATATTACCCACTAACGTTGATTTTATTGTTCAACCAGGTCAAGCTCATTAAATGTGTTATTGATAATATTGTTGTCGACGTCTCTTTCAACCAGATCGGTGGTGTGTCCACATTCTGTTTTCTTGAGCTGGTATGCAAATGCAAACTTGAACTGTTTGCTCCAGTTGAACTTTTTCAGCTTGAAAAACACTTGTCTTCTTGAATAAATAGAATTATTAAGCTTGAATCCCAGCATGAATAAGCTATCATTACTGCTTCAGGTTGACCGTCAAGTTGGGGAAAATCATTTATTCAAAAGGAGCATTATGCTAATCAAGGCTTGGTGCTACCATGAAAGTCGCATCCTAGGAGCTCATCATGGACTGATATCTACTTATGCCTTGGAAACACTTGTTCTTTACATATTCAATATGTTCCACAATTCTTTGCATGGTCCTCTGGAGGTAATTATTGGAAGTCAGAGCTTATTTCAGACTTCTTACGAGCAGCTTTACATGAAGTGTGAACTAAATCTTTTGCATGTTACTGCTTTATTTAACAGGTATTGTATAGGTTTTTGGAATATTTTAGCAAGTTTGACTGGGACCAGTATGGCATCAGTTTAAATGGTCCTGTTGATTTGTCATCGCTGCCCAACTTATCTGGTGAGTTACATGCTCTtgtattattttattttgtgaGGAATCACCACTGATGTGATGCTGttctaattattaaaatatGACTTGCAGTTGAACCTACAGCAGTACATGATGAACTATTGCTTGGCAAGGAGTTTCTTCAAGGCTCATTGGATAGGCTTGTTGTAATTCCAGACAGTTCGGATGGGTGCGACACAAATTTTCGCACAAAGTATCTAAACATAATCGATCCACTCAAGGGGAATAATAATCTTGGTAGAAGTGTCAGCAAAGGTTAGAATAACCAAGGCACTGTATcattttattctatttatttatttattctgtacCACGTACTCTCGTTTGCTATGTTTAATCAAATTCAACATTTTATACAGTACACATTCATGTATGTGTGTTCCGTCTTTTCTCCAAAAATAAAATGCATGCGTGTTCAGTCATGTCACATGTAGTCATGTTCTTTCCTGCTTTGCATTGGGAGGAAAACTGAAAAAGGGATGTTTTCCACTTTTCCCGCTGTACGCACATAAGAAATTCCTTTAATGGATGGTTTTTGTGATAAGTGTTGTTGACATATGGTTTTTTCTGCAGCAAGCTTTTATCGCATACGGAGTGCTTTCTCGTTTGGTGCACAGAAGCTTGGTCAAATTCTCATGTTACCCTCCGAGCTTATTCCTGATGAAATTTGTGGATTTTTTGCAAACACGCTGAAGAGACAtggaaagggagaaagaccagACCTTGGCGATTATAGTTCATTTGAATCCTTGCTTGGCCCTGAAAATGCACTTAACGGAGAAGGATCAAGCTTCAATTCTTGCATGAATGAGGGTGAAAACAGAAGTCCGTGTCACTCGTCGAAACTGCCTGACAAGGAATCGAATGTAGCAGATATGCATAAGAATTCAGGTAGATATTTGCCAGGTGATGTTCTAGATCTTCCTTGGAACAAAATCTGGTTCATGGAATATGCATCTGATTTCAGAGCAAATTCATCAAATTTAGCCAGTTTCAGGAGCCACTCATCCTTTTCTCGAGAGAATGGTAATGGCAACAGTGAGCAGTGCTTCAAGAATTATGCAACAGAGGAAGATTTGCATCTCATCAGTAGATTACACATGCCGCAACAGATTTATGCAAACCATCATATATTAGCTACCTCTACTCGTACAAATACTTTGGATTTTTCCAATTCTTGTCCTGTTAGTGAGTCAGACTGGACTGCTTTCCGTGCAGAAAAAAAGCCACTTCCATCCTTCTCACAACCAAATATGCTGGATCTCTCAGGcgatcttgatcttcacttgGGATGCCTTCGCAAAGTTCAGTACCACCTGGAGTGCTTGTTTGATGAACTTCTGCAGGCAGTTCAAGAAGCATGTTTAGCTAGTGTGCTAGACGAGGATTCTTTCCAGATTCCAACTGTGAGCCTCATGTCAAATACCGACACTAGACCCCCAAGGCTATCATTAGCTTCATCTACTGATAGCGAGAGAAGAAAACTATCTTCAGTTTATTGTTCTTATAGCACAGGAGATGTTTCTCAGCAACCACATGCCGAGGACCAAGTGGATGTGGTTTGGTGGCA
This region includes:
- the LOC133893156 gene encoding uncharacterized protein LOC133893156 — encoded protein: MATRASAPSTIRRDAVRAAEGVAREVLLRLHPTEEAERRRQGVIAYLKRVIGSSLGCEVFAFGSVPLKTYLPDGDVDITVLGNTWLNSTFMDGVRYVLEAEKHCDAEFELTGLNFINAEVKLIKCVIDNIVVDVSFNQIGGVSTFCFLELVDRQVGENHLFKRSIMLIKAWCYHESRILGAHHGLISTYALETLVLYIFNMFHNSLHGPLEVLYRFLEYFSKFDWDQYGISLNGPVDLSSLPNLSVEPTAVHDELLLGKEFLQGSLDRLVVIPDSSDGCDTNFRTKYLNIIDPLKGNNNLGRSVSKASFYRIRSAFSFGAQKLGQILMLPSELIPDEICGFFANTLKRHGKGERPDLGDYSSFESLLGPENALNGEGSSFNSCMNEGENRSPCHSSKLPDKESNVADMHKNSGRYLPGDVLDLPWNKIWFMEYASDFRANSSNLASFRSHSSFSRENGNGNSEQCFKNYATEEDLHLISRLHMPQQIYANHHILATSTRTNTLDFSNSCPVSESDWTAFRAEKKPLPSFSQPNMLDLSGDLDLHLGCLRKVQYHLECLFDELLQAVQEACLASVLDEDSFQIPTVSLMSNTDTRPPRLSLASSTDSERRKLSSVYCSYSTGDVSQQPHAEDQVDVVWWQNVPLPSNVLALSSSLATNSEYYPVYWFSDSPKTRGTGTYIPKISYNMYKERMTPGRGIMPERGRKLKQRLPDQKYSSLEQGCSGPGNEHTTVHRATNQMPMKQNSSQQDGYSSKSSVPKGGFVHFREQVATEGGTKPVATNLPKVQNNQGIAPSPAIGDSSRDFVEKGRQPKSSSSGIVLPQLCQGNPPVSNTCQPSSPPTAGYCQLKAQVEENLEFGSLGPFSLGLLSAQFEEEFPPLPATKRPAEVPLRTSKTSAEVPASTVLSPKPVDRESRPQDVYQLKDEADFPPLQAGYR